A DNA window from Calliphora vicina chromosome 1, idCalVici1.1, whole genome shotgun sequence contains the following coding sequences:
- the E2f1 gene encoding transcription factor E2f1, with protein sequence MSKYFINTTTNANAAATSNVYQVNQNVGTTTTNSSVSATGTSSAIRKLFSETSSSTKTHNNTNTSASAATRGGSASAKTTRIFMTTSQAQQHQQQQLHQQLQQNAPNTTNMATHLLDHGYGVTLTPPTSSTSVVVGQQTASVLSTTSTSAPTSGTVAVSVTSNTIPASQQQQQLQQHPQKFKPTDMTQYYKVKRRIPMNDSHPKKQAKQSLQHQTPYQQQQQQQQTQQQQHHVVIRSNTNKQQTPQIHHQQQQQLSLNFATPSPQPPRPPSSASSTSSSSALMAPNFLYKIGTASSNSHSANNTGSSAKRTPEGNRADTSLGILTKKFVDLLQESPDGVVDLNDASAKLAVQKRRIYDITNVLEGIGILEKKSKNNIQWKCGNSLLTSERSNDIKLENERLEQKENELNMLIDEIRNELHGEISRNDQLAYVTHSDLLNVDLFKDQIIIVIKAPPEAKLVLPDSLNPREIHVKAENNGEINVFLCHDNSPENSPNFGSSSLAQRHAPAAIQQRHHHDTLITDMEAEKRHRLGLTAVTAQPLASTYPAAATNLVQRSAQRNLSKSIEAAAQQEAASLIEVNYTTQDQQHHHLHQHEQSNSSLLNEDDFNMFPSITRPVITHVVSEQHQQQRSQHIQNSQEQKLTAEEEDALVSYQSLIVCSNQQQQQQQQQQQRRHTGDSNPDSNDSNQTLTLTSCNNTTNTNMLSKKSGLRNDVTLVNCAMEQQQQKSSQHTSLLTSSSSSSSSQVPSNNSSSATSPQHQQQDNSPTHLNYETITHNNQQLQTTTTAGGQHQQQLQHHQQQQQIHHHHQQHHDIQQQLDNSIVVNTSSNNDDLSHMHVSNSNCSSGVRNALISDSVNLSPTTYNYFEDLPPLLPIEPPLDGLYNFSLDQSEGLNDLFHDFV encoded by the exons ATgtcaaaatatttcattaatacaacaacaaatgcCAATGCTGCAGCCACTAGTAATGTTTATCAAGTCAATCAAAATGTGggtacaacaacaactaactcGTCTGTCTCCGCCACAGGAACATCAAGTGCTATACGAAAATTATTTAGTGAAACTTCGTCCAGCACAAAGACACACAACAATACGAACACTTCAGCGTCGGCTGCAACAAGGGGTGGTTCTGCTAGTGCTAAAACAACAAGAATTTTTATGACAACAAGTCAAGCGCAACagcaccaacaacaacagcttcatcaacaactgcaacaaaatgCGCCCAACACCACCAACATGGCTACACATTTGTTAGATCATGGTTATGGCGTTACACTGACCCCGCCAACGTCATCGACCAGTGTGGTGGTGGGCCAACAAACCGCCTCGGTTTTGTCTACAACATCGACCTCAGCACCAACATCGGGAACAGTTGCTGTTTCTGTTACTTCTAATACAATACCTGCctcgcaacaacaacaacaactacaacaacaccCACAAAAATTCAAGCCTACCGATATGACACAATATTACAAG gTGAAACGGCGTATACCTATGAATGATAGTCATCCGAAAAAACAGGCCAAACAAAGTCTACAACATCAAACACCttatcagcagcagcaacaacaacagcaaacacagcagcagcaacatcatgTTGTTATACGTTCAAACACTAACAAACAGCAAACACCTCAAATTCATcatcaacagcaacagcaactttcattaaattttgccACCCCATCACCACAACCACCCCGACCGCCGTCATCCGCCTCCTCTACATCATCATCTTCAGCCCTAATGGCACcaaattttctctataaaatcGGTACAGCCTCTTCCAATAGTCACAGCGCCAACAATACGGGCTCCTCGGCTAAACGCACACCCGAAGGTAATCGTGCCGACACTTCATTGGGCATATTAACAAAGAAATTTGTTGATCTTCTGCAAGAATCACCCGATGGTGTGGTCGATTTAAATGATGCCTCCGCAAAATTGGCCGTACAAAAACGTCGTATTTACGACATAACCAATGTGTTGGAGGGTATTGGTATACTGGAGAAGAAATCGAAAAATAATATACAATGGAAATGTGGCAATTCGCTGTTGACATCGGAGCGCTCGAATGATATTAAATTGGAGAATGAACGTCTCGAACAGAAGGAGAATGAATTGAATATGTTGATTGATGAGATACGTAATGAGTTGCATGGCGAGATATCACGTAACGATCAATTGGCATATGTGACGCACAGCGATCTATTGAATGTCGATCTGTTTAAGGATCAAATAATTATAGTTATTAAAGCACCACCAGAAGCAAAACTTGTG ttACCTGATTCTCTTAATCCTCGTGAGATACATGTTAAGGCGGAAAATAATGGTGAAATCAATGTATTCCTTTGTCATGATAACTCACCGGAAAATTCACCAAATTTCGGTTCCTCCTCCTTGGCTCAACGTCATGCTCCTGCAGCAATACAACAGCGCCATCATCATGATACCTTGATTACTGATATGGAGGCCGAAAAGAGGCATAGATTAG gtttaacaGCTGTAACAGCACAACCATTAGCATCTACATATCCGGCGGCAGCCACAAATTTGGTACAGCGTTCGGCTCAACGTAATCTTAGCAAGTCAATAGAAGCTGCAGCCCAACAAGAGGCTGCATCGCTTATCGAAGTTAATTATACAACTCAGGATCAACAGCATCATCATCTGCATCAGCATGAGCAATCAAATTCTTCGTTATTAAATGAAGATGATTTTAACATGTTCCCCTCTATAACAAGGCCGGTTATAACACATGTTGTTAGTGAACAGCATCAACAACAAAGGTcacaacacatacaaaattccCAAGAGCAAAAGTTAACAGCTGAAGAGGAAGATGCTTTGGTCTCCTATCAAAGTTTAATTGTTTGTTCTaatcagcagcaacaacagcagcagcagcaacaacaacgtcGTCATACCGGTGACAGCAATCCGGATAGTAATGATTCTAATCAAACCCTTACGCTTACTAGTTGTAATAATACAACGAACACGAACATGCTGTCGAAAAAATCTGGCTTACGAAATGATGTCACTTTGGTGAATTGTGCAATggaacagcagcagcaaaaaagCTCTCAACATACCAGTTTATTAACATCCTCTTCGTCATCGTCTTCATCACAAGTCCCATCAAATAATTCGTCATCGGCGACTTCACCTCAACATCAACAGCAAGACAATTCTCCAACACATTTGAATTATGAAACGATTACACACAATAATCAACAATTACAAACAACAACCACCGCTGGCGgccaacatcaacaacaattgcaacatcatcagcaacagcaacagattcatcatcatcatcagcagcaccACGATATACAGCAACAACTTGATAATAGTATTGTTGTTAACACCTCGTCGAATAATGATGATCTTTCACACATGCacgtttcaaattcaaattgtaGTTCAGGCGTCCGGAACGCTTTAATTTCGGATAGTGTCAACCTTAGTCCCACAACCTATAATT ATTTTGAAGACTTGCCGCCATTGTTGCCCATTGAACCACCACTGGATGGTTTATATAATTTCTCTTTAGATCAGTCAGAGGGTCTTAATGATCTATTCCATGattttgtataa